The Oryza brachyantha chromosome 7, ObraRS2, whole genome shotgun sequence genomic interval CCGTGGTTATAGGATGTGATATTGGTTTCTTAGTGGAATTCTATGCCTTTTGTTGTGGTTCTTTTGGAACTTGTTCCATATatacaattattattattattattattattattattattatttcctTAATAGTAGCTGTACCATcttattttttccttaaagtagctattccttttttattttttatgaattcacatttgtttaaatttgatgTGCATAGagtaatttcaaatttaaacagTACCTaagatatttgtttttgttgtttactattttttttttgttcagcTGCTGTGTTAGATTTATCTACATGAGTTCGGTTAAAGTAAGGCAGCAGGCGTGTAAACCAGAATTCAGTTATAATTTTGTACTTTTTACTAGGTGGTCTGTGACTTCCATTTCAGTTTTAGCCTATATAATGAGcccttttttttgccttttgccCTTTTGTAGCAGCTAGCAATCTCTGAAGTAAGGCATGAATGTTTTGTGTATATTTCAAACAAGACAAACGTTATTGATTGCATAGACCTCATCTCTTTCTTCCTCGTCTGGCAGTGCTGATGGGATGCTTTTTGGAGCATTGGGTCATTGCCCAGTCTGTTCTAGTTTCCTCTACTATCATGGTGGCCAATATCATTGCAGTGGTTACGTATCAGAGTGGTCCAAGTGTACTTATTCTACTACAGAGCCTGTTCGCAGTAAAAAGAAGTGGAAAATTCCTGATGAGATGGATAATGATTATCTTACAAAGGTATGCCTAAGCTTGCTTTcccaaacaaatatattcacAATGGTTGGTTTCCACTGTTAGGTAAGCAAATATGTATCTTGCAGTGGTTCAAGTCTCAAAAGGTTAAGAAACCAGAACGAGTTCTTCCGCCAATGTCACCTGAGAAATCTTCGTCCCAATCAACTCAGCAAAACCGGTCTTCCGTTGGTGATGGATTGGATAAATTGAGAGTTTCTATAGTAGCACAATCTAAAGATGTGGTTGTAAGTAATCTTTCTGTACTTTTTGGTACAGTTATCCTCAGGTTCTCCTGTGAGTTATGCATATTTACTGTGTGGCTTTCTGACATGAAGCCTGAAAATTGTCAGTTGTATATGCTTTATATATTGGTTTGCTTAAGTCAATTCCTTGAAACTAGCTAGTTTAGTTTGTTCATTGATTCCTTGAGTACCTCAATTATATCTTTAATTTCCAAAAAGAATTAATCCATGGAATATGCAGAGCGACTGTTTAAATTGCGAGGTACGAAGGGATTGTTTTTTCCCTATGTACGTGCTTTGGTTCATGTTAAGTTCATGTCATGTGTTGAATAATGGGTCAAATTGCATTATATGATCTAGCATGCTGTTTTTGCATCAAGTTTTAACATAGGTTTGCAGCTATTTGCATGAGAtacccttttcttttgttttttcttctctgctGCTAACATTATGTCAGAAGTTAATACTTGGCTCAGATATTGGGGCTataccttttctcttttcttgttATTTAGTTTGTACATTCCACTAACTAATCGTGTAATCCAACTACTGTAGGATGGATGGAAACAGAAGTTGAGAGATGCTGGTGCCAACTTTAATGCCACGGTTACCAAAGGTTTTTCCTCATGTTATCTAGaactgaattttctttttcagaattttgaaCCGTTTTCATTTGATTTTGTATGATATTGGAGCTATAAGTTCACCCCTTCAATGAGAACCAAGTGGTAGGCATAGTAAAAAGCCGGATTGGCCGTCGATCCGTTTCGACCTCTTGGTTCACTGGCTCAGCAGTTGAACGGTTCAAGCAGATAGTGCTGAACCGGTGGCTTTATTTATATTCTATGTTTCATACAGATCAATGTTCTTGAGTTGGCAGGAATAGGATGGTTAAATTCTCGAGCTTTCAACCCAACATCCTGGGTATCCtttccttctcccttttctCACTTAACGGCAGTATGTACCCAGCAACCCAAGTGGCCCTTTCTAGTCTTGGCCCAGCTAGTGGTCTTATCTCACAAACTGCTGTTTCAGCATACTCCGGCTCAGCagttttactcataaactGTCTGGTTCACCTGGTTCTCACCGGTTTAACTACATGGCTGGTCTTTGAAGCAAACCGACCTGGTGAGGATGGTGATTCTGCCTTTTTCTGGTTGAACTGCCAGCCCTGTCCTGTTTTTTGTACTATGGTGGTCTGACACCACCCCATGACCAAAAGCCATCACTAGAACTCCCAGAATTGGTTGGCTCTCACGTATGTGTAATTTTTAGACTACTAATCTAACtgatgtttataaaatataaggatAATACATTGCCTAACTCGTGTTTCTTTTTATGGGAGATACAGGTCGCTTATGCTCAGGGAATCATTTTATGTTATCATGTTATCAATCTgactctctttctttctatttCTGTAACAATGTACGAGCATTGGGCCAGTATTCTTTCATGCATCAGATATTATTGACTGTCTCATGACTTGGTCATTGATTCTTTGAGTTGGTAGGCTCTTAGTGTTTGGTGAATTTCTTTTTGTATTATTTCACTTTTTCACATGGAAGTCTTGCATTGCAGATAGCAGCTGCTTGGTTTTATGTGGTGAGCTTGAGAATGAGAATGCTGAAGTCAGGAAAGCAAGGTatcacatttttattttgtctgtATCCTTTTATGCGTTATATTGGACTATTTGTTTTGTGAACTACTGtgtaatatatttatgtttattaatTCATTTGCAGGAGGTTGAAGATACCAATTCTGCGAGAAGGTTACCTTGGAGAATGCATTAGGAAAAATAGAGTGCTTCCATTTGATTTATATAAAGTAGAGACTGCATTGGAATCAACAAAAGGAGGCACAATTACTGTTAAAGTTAAAGGTCGAAGTGCAGTTCATGAGTCCTCTGGTTTGCAAGATACATGTCATATTCTTGAAGATGGAAAAAGCATATACAATACAACCCTGAACATGTCTGACCTGACACGAGGTGTGAACAGGTAAGGATTTTGCTCATAGTATTTCTTGTCAAACTCAGGATTTCCATTTTTGTCAAGGTATATTTCGTATACGAGGTCtggttggtttggttttcATTACACATGGCCCTCAAGTCATAGTCCTTGTTTCTTGTTCAAGCCCAACTTAGTTTTAGTTGTCCATCCATTCCATAGATGTCTCATGTACATTCATCATTGACCTGATTAAGTATGTCTTGTGTACTGCCACTCTGCACCAGAATATCAGAGCTTGCAAATTTCTGTTTCCTTTCCTGTCAGATTTATGTTTAAGAGCATACCACTGTCAAAATAAGGTTAAACCTTTTCTTTCAGTACTATTACGAGTTGCTAAATTTCTTTTAGGCTATTGCAAAGAACAAGGACCCTACGTGCCTACCTCATCTTTTAACAtgtatccttttttttttttggtctgtGAAGCTACTATATACTGCAGGTCATTGAAGAGGATAATGGGTCTGATTGTTATGTATTCCGGAAGTGGGGACGAGTTGGGAATGAAAAAATTGGAGGCACTAAGTTGGAGGAGATGTCAAAAACCGAAGCTATTCAGGAATTTAGAAGATTGTTTCTGGAGAAGACTGGAAACCCCTGGGAAGCATGggaacaaaaaacaaatttccaaAAGCAGCCTGGGAAATTTTATCCACTTGACATAGTATGTTGTAGGAAAATGTTTTTACCTGCAGGATTTATTCCTTTTTAGTTGATTATGTGAATTCAATCTGATTTGCTACATGTATTGCAGGACTACGGTGTTCGGCAAGGACCAAAGCGGAAAGACATTAACAATATGAAAAGTTCACTTGCTCCCCAGTTGCTGGATCTCATGAATACGCTTTTTAATGTTGAAACATACAGGTGCAATTTTGCTGTTCTATTTTCAGGTTTTGCATGTGcacatgttttgttttctattattaaaaaagatatttcACATTATTTTATTGCAGGGCTGCTATGCtggaatttgaaattaatatgTCAGAGATGCCACTTGGTAAACTAAGCAAGGAAAATATCCAGAAAGGTGTGATATTTTGCTCCTTGTGGAACTCATTTTGTTGATCTATCTATAATTCAAACTTGCCATGATTCTCTTGCCTGCACTGCATGCAGGCTTTGAAGCATTAACTGATATACAGAATTTATTGGGTAACACTGACAATCAAGAATTGGCACTTAGAGAGAGCTTGATTGTTGCTGCAAGCAATCGGTTTTTCACTCTTATACCTTCAATTCATCCTCATATAATACGAGATGAGGATGATTTGATGGTCAAAGTATGTGCTTATTGCCTTGAATTATATTCCTGTATATTGGGAAGATATTGTGTGACTATTCTTACAACTTGGATTGCTTTCGTGAAAgaataaaagttttctatGATCATTGCTGAAATTAAAGTAGTCCATTTCATTTGTAGATCATACATGACTGGTAATTACATAACGCTCAAATGGAATCATGGGAACACAAATTTATTCTTTCTGTGTCATATAACTATGTTAttgaagtgaaaaaaatgtgttttctCACTACTGTCTTTATAATTATGATGCAAGTTCTCAGTGGCTCTCGTTTTGTTTGGTCTTTTCTTTCTGGGTCATTCTTTTGAAGATTTGAGAGGATGTTATAACAGATTAAAGAGAAAGTGTTGACTTACTACTGACCGATGACATTCTTCGTTTTCTTCTCGTTTGCTTCACATTTTGTCTCCTTGCCTTAGATACAATGCTATCAATTTATTGCCCAGCGATGAACTGCTATCTTGAATCTTGTGTTACTTCTGTACTTGTTTTCTAACTATGATCATATCTTTTCTTGTGCTGCTAACTTTGGTGCAGGTGAAAATGCTGGAAGCTCTGCAAGATATTGAAATCGCTTCTAAACTTGTTGGCTTCGATAGTGACGATGACGAGTCTCTTGATGACAAGTACAAGAAACTTCGATGTGCCATTACCCCACTGCCTCACGATACTGAAGATTACAAGCTAGTTGAGAAGTATCTTCTCAACACTCATGCTCCAACCCACAAGGCATGGTTCTTGTGTATACAAAagacttaatttttttgtgtagATTGCGCAATACAGATGATTATTTCTTTGTTTAATTCTGTATAGGTATTgacatgttttcttttaattttttttgaaggacTGGTCACTGGAATTAGAGGAAGTCTTTTTGCTTGATCGAGATGGAGAATTCAATAAGTACTCAAGATATAAGAACAATCTCCACAATAAGATGCTGTTATGGCATGGTAAGTAATCTGTCCAGGTGGCTATTTGAAAAGGTTTATCTTAAATAGTTTTGGAATCTCTCCTACTTTTTATGTGCTCAGCATTTGGTGCCAAAATCTAGGTTTGAGATCAAAGTTATTATCCATGTACTGTATTTGCCATGGCAGCGCATGAGTGCTAAGAGGGTTCGCAGGCAATCCAACAGTTGTAAATGCTTATTTTCCTTCCTAATTGTTCGTGTGGTTTACCTGTGTGGTgttactattttaaaatgctACATTTTCTTAATTGCACTGAAGATCTCTTTAATGCCCCCCTAAgtaacccttttttttctactatttGAATGATTccattatttctaaatttaatttgtaggTTCAAGATTGACAAATTTTGTTGGAATTCTTAGTCAAGGATTAAGAATAGCACCTCCCGAGGCTCCCGTGACAGGCTATATGGTTTGCTCTTTGTTCACTTTATATATTGTGCCACTGTAGCATTTGTTAAAAGATTGGGTCAATTTAATTgtgctatttttttcattcaacaGTTCGGAAAAGGCCTCTACTTTGCTGATTTGGTAAGCAAAAGTGCACAATATTGTTACGTGGACAGGAAGAATCCAGTTGGTCTGATGCTTCTTTCTGAGGTTGCTCTAGGTGACATGTATGAACTGAAGAAAGCCACGGTGAGATATAAAAACTCTCAATATTGAAAGGAAAAATTTAATTCTAACATTAACTTGAATCTTTATCCTTGCTATGAAATATGACCATTGATCCTGCCCTTTGTCACTGGGAATGGAATaatgttttacttttaaaacatttttaatacataattttattactaaacctcctagataaatatttttaccatctaaaccttttggtcatgCCATCCCATCTGGCATAGCAAGACAGCAATTTCTTGCCACGTTGAGTAGTTGGCATGACAATGCTTCCTGTCATGCTAGTGGCGGTTGTGTGACAACCctgctcttttttttaccaCGCCAGGCGGGGTGGCGTGGCAAAAAAGGTTTagatggtgaaaatatttacacatgagGTTTAGGCCCTGTTCTTTTGTGGGTTATATAAGCGGTGCCGAAAACACAGtaacatattagtatatgattaattaattattagttataaaaaacataaaaaatggattgttatgatttttgaaatcaactttcttatataaaatttttgcaaaatacacactgtttagcagtttgggaaacaTGCACGCtaaaaacaagagaatctGAGTTAGTTAACCTAGGTAAAGAACAactctttagtaataaaattatttatttagaaagatcaaaaaaataaaaagaatcctGGGAATGTGTAACGTGAGTTCGTTCCTCAATAATGGGAACTTTGTCCTGGGACATGGAACGGGAACTATGTGGAACTTCATCCTGAATCAGATGGATTGTCGTCCTAAAACGAGGAACCAGTAGGACGTGGGACTGACCTCCTCATGACAATTCATTGCTCCCTTGTTGCCCACTATTTGCTGCTATGATGCCAAAGTCCATTCAGTTTATTAAGCCCTaaagtttttagaaatattCCATCATTCTGGACTACTTTCCTGGAAATCCTTGTGACATGTTCCATCCTTTAAAGGAGCGTTCTGAAGAGGTGTACATTGTACCCTCTATGTACCATATTTCTTAAAACTAGTGTTCCATGGCCTGTGTTCCTGTTCCTCAATCCATCGACACTGGAACTTTTGTGACTTAGTTAATATACGCCCATTGTGTGCTCTGCACAATATTGGCCTATAGTCCACACTATTCAACACTAGACCTTTGCTACCTACTATCATGTGGGGCCGACACTACCAGTGGTGGACCTGCACCCATGGTTCAACAGAAGATGCGCAACATCAGCCACTGGTGTTTCCTAGTGGCTAGAATGCAATCTAGGAATTAGCATGCTAAGGAAAGCTAGAATTAAGGggtttgtttccttttagtAGCAGGATAGTTTGTTCCTTTTAGTAGCAGGCTAAATTCCTATATAATAACTGTACCATGCACTTTACATATCAAGCAATAACAACCTATTCCTAATCTCTCTTCTGCTATTCTAAATCTCACCTCTTTCACCATTGCGCTTTGGGAAAAATCCCTAGCGCCCCTACCTACTCGAGCTACGAACTCTGTAGTCGAGGGCCTGCTGTCTTGGGCGCCGACGCCCTTGACAACTTGGTATCAACTTCCAGGCGTTCCTCATTCCACTCCAATGCGTCGTCACCTCCATCAGTTACCTCGGCCACGTCATCTATGCCATGGGCGTCGCCATTGACCTAGCTCTTGGCATCAACTTCCAGGCGTTCCTCATTCCACTCCAATGCGTCGTCACCTCCATCAGTTACCTCGGCCACGTCATCTATGCCATGGGCGTCGCCATTGACCTAGTTCTTGGCATCAACTTCCAGGCGTTCCTCATTCCACTCCAATGCGTCGTCACCTCCATCAGTTACCTCGGCCACGTCATCTATGCCATGGGCGTCGCCATTGACCTGGCTAAGGTTCAAGCTGTCACCGACTGGCTACTATCTCAAGTTCGTCAAGGACTTTGGCACgatcgccggctcgccgcacCTCTCATCGCGTTCCTGCGCGAGGGCTTTTCCTGGTCAGCTGAGGTGGGAGCTGCCTTCAACACCCTTAAGACGACCATCACCACTGCACCAGTCCTTGCCCTCCCTGACTTCGCCAAGCCGTTCGTCAAGTGTGACTCCACCCATGGGTTTGGTGCAGTTTTCATCCAAGACCACCATCCCGTCGCCTTCTTCAGCCAGCTAGTGGCGCATCGCCACAGTTCATTGGCGGCATATGAACGGGAATTAATTGGCCTTGTCCTCTATCTGCCATTGGAGACCATATCTATGGGGCCGCTGTTTTTTGGTACGAACTGATCATTTTAGTCTTAAATTCTTGCTTTATCAGCGCTTAGCCACCATCCCCCAACATCATTAGGTGGGCAAGCCCCTTGGCTTTGACTTCACGGTGGAGTACAAGGTGGACACTAGCAACATGTTGGTAGATGCCCTTTCGCGGCGCAACATCGACGAGCCCATGCTCCTCACCATCTCCGGGCCGTGGTTTGACTTCATGGACCGTTTGCGTCAAGCCCACGACTCTGATCCCGTACTAATGGCACTCTGGTATGAGTTGCGGGCCAACCAGTGCAGGGCCCCATGGGCCTTGATCGACGACATGGTGATGTACGACAGCCGCCTCTACATCCCATCGGCTTCACCACTCCAGGAAATCATCGCCGCGATACATGGTGATGGCCATGAAGGTGTTCAGCGCACGCTCCATCAACTCAGACGTGACTTCCACTCGCCAAACCTTCACATGGTTGTTCAGGACCATGTCCGCACGTTCATCACTTGCCAACGCTACAAGTCTGAACATCTACACTTGGCTGGTCTCCTTCCACTCACGGTACCTACCGCAGTTTGGGCAGACGTTGGCCTTGATTTCATTGAAGCGCTGCCTCGTGTCGGTCGCAAGTCAATGATCCTCACGGTGGTGGATCGCTTCAGCAAGTACTGCCACTTCATACCACTAGCGCACCTGTACTCAGTGGAATCGGTGGCCCAAGCGTTCTTCACCGAGATCGGCTCCATGGCGTGCCGCAATCCATAGTCTCGGACAGGGACCTAGTGTTCACCTCCCTGTTTTGGAGGGAGCTCATGCGTATCATCGACGCCAAGTTACATATGACGTCGGCCTTCCACCCGTAGTCCGATGGGCAGATCGAAGCTATCAACAAGGTCATCGTCATGTTCCTCCGCTGCCTCACTAGAGACCGTCCCTGTCAGTGTCTTAGTTGGCTGCTATGGGTGGAATGCGTTTACAACATGACCCTTCAATCGACACTCAAGGACACCGTTCCGGGTCATCTACGGCCGTGACTCCCGCCATCCACTCATATGAGCCAGGCTATGCTCGGGTGGCAGTCGTCGCCAAGAGTAGGGCGGAACAGGGCGAGTTTCTCACAGACGTCCGCTATCGTCTTCAACAAGCTCAGGCCATCTACAAGCGGCATTACGACAAGAATCACCGCGACATCAGCTTTAACGTCGACGACTGGGTATGGCTTCGTCTTCGCCATCGCGCCCCGGCCTCCCTCAACGTCACAACCACAGGCAAACTGAAGCCACGGTTCTATAGGCCTTACCGCATCCTCACTGTTGTCAACGACATGCATTCGTGTCTTGCCCGAGGAGTTCGCCAAATCCTAGTCCAATGGAAGGGCGAACCCACGTCTTGACAGCTTCATCGACCGCTATCTAACCTTCCAGCTCGAGGACGAGCTGCTCGTCGaggggggtggggtggggagaTGTCATGCGGGGCCGACACTACCAGCGACGGGCCCGCACCCATCGCGGCAATCTAGGAAATCAGCATTTTCCTTTTAGTAGCAggatattttgtttcttttagtAGCAGGCTAAATGCCtatataaagataatttaCGAATCAAGCAATAGCAGCCTATTCCTAATCTCTCTTCTGCTGTTCTAAATCTTAGCTCTTTCAACATTGCGCGCTCGAGAAAAATCCCCGACACATCTACCTCCTCGAGCTACGACCTCTGTAGTCGAGGGCCTGCTGTCTTGGGCGCCAACGCCCTTGACACCTACGGTGCACGTTCCGTGATTCGCAGTTATGGCGGTATCATCGTAATATAGTTATGGCGGTACCATCATATTCTAGTAGAACCTCATTAAGAGGTTGACAAGCCCTTTGTTGTGGTTTATGACTCCATTACAGGTTATTCCCTTGCACATGACAAGCCCTTTGTTTACCTCATAGGTTGGGCCCATTTGTTAGACAACGATGCTCACACTTGTAGGCTGGGCCTATATCAGGCTcacatggtggtggtggtatgAGTTATTTGCTTTTAGGTTCGTGAAATACATAGTAGTAACTGTTTTATGACTTAAGCCATGAAATGGTAGTCTTACTCTTATGCACCCATGTATCCTATGCATGTATAAATGCCTTCCAGCACTCGTTGCAACTCTAGTagcattatttgttttttttcccctacATTTTTCATGGTTTAGCACCACACTTACTGGGTTACTGCTTTAGTCCATGGACAAACCTCCAAGAGGGAAACACTCGACCAAGGGCTTAGGCAGAACTGTGCCACTGGAGTCTGAGTTTGCGAAATGGAGGGATGATGTTGTTGTGCCATGCGGAAAGCCAGTGCCAGCAAATATCAAAGCATCGGAGCTTCTCTACAATGAGTATATTGTCTACAATACATCCCAGGTTCAGACAAATTGTTACCCCTACCtactcttttccttttcttctgttCATTGTAAATTCGTTCATTACCTTTCATGATCATTGGCAGGTGAAGATGCAGTTCCTATTGAAGGTTAGGTTCCATCACAAGAGGTGAACGGAAGAGTAACGTAGGTGCTGATTTAATTACTGGAAATATCTGTCAGTATCAGTAGCCTGCCCAGGCTACGCTTTTGATGTGTTAAAAATGATCTATTTAGGTAGGTAAATATGTTATCTGCTGCTCGCATATGATCCATAATTTTGGGGAATGTTGCATGGGCATCATGCGAGTGGCACAGGTAATCCCCATGTCTAACGACATTTGACGGACTCTTGCCTATTTTCCTATAGCAATGTGCGCATGTGGCATTTCGTCTGCCCTGCTGTTTTGTCATCAGTCGCTTTATTTGTGCGGTATTGCATTTTGGCCCATTTTGCCCACTATTTTGGGCACTATATCCCATTAACATTGATGCCCTTTATAATATTATCTCTGATTCATAACGTaagactagaaaaaaaaaatgctcgtGCGTTGCAAGGGGtggagataaatttaaatgtatataattaggCATGATATCCTTGTCTTTATATGGATTAGATGTTTTGCGTTACTCTGGCTCtgattttatactttttatagCAAATAAACCAAtgcaccaaaaaaataatagcatTATCAATTAAAATTCTATTAAAAGCTAGAGTGAGTAGGTCATTTGCCCTAGAACATATATTCAGGTGAAATATctatttggttttctttttaaaaaatagaaacagaATTATAGCACTAATACAattctatttttatgttaATTATATTGCTACTTggattttttgaaaaattaaagataaattacGTTCCACTTtaatgattctttttttttgttgtgtgcCATGCTGGTGGGTCAgcagataaaatatttctagtcgtaaattttatgcatatgtattcataaactttaaacacaaataaaatatttttgttcacaataataatgatttatttggacaatttatttagttgactaaattttggtgttaaaatTTACTATCTATTGTCTAtatatttgatgataaaaaGTTACGACAAATAACActata includes:
- the LOC102713752 gene encoding poly [ADP-ribose] polymerase 1 isoform X2 — its product is MWNHASCILSKKNQIKFVDDVEGIDTLRWDDQEKIRSYVGSAPAMASSAGAISDKCTIEVAKSARTSCRRCGEKITKGTVRVSSKLEGQGWYHTSCFLEMSPAANVEKFTGWEVLSHEDKGAVLDLVKKDAPKTEQTTSKGSKRKNSDNDMHDCKAPKIDKSISEGAQNKGKVVVSCESNASSTDLQEKLKEQSGTLWKLKDELKKHVSTAELRNMLDANGQDTSGPERHLLDRCADGMLFGALGHCPVCSSFLYYHGGQYHCSGYVSEWSKCTYSTTEPVRSKKKWKIPDEMDNDYLTKWFKSQKVKKPERVLPPMSPEKSSSQSTQQNRSSVGDGLDKLRVSIVAQSKDVVDGWKQKLRDAGANFNATVTKDSSCLVLCGELENENAEVRKARRLKIPILREGYLGECIRKNRVLPFDLYKVETALESTKGGTITVKVKGRSAVHESSGLQDTCHILEDGKSIYNTTLNMSDLTRGVNSYYILQVIEEDNGSDCYVFRKWGRVGNEKIGGTKLEEMSKTEAIQEFRRLFLEKTGNPWEAWEQKTNFQKQPGKFYPLDIDYGVRQGPKRKDINNMKSSLAPQLLDLMNTLFNVETYRAAMLEFEINMSEMPLGKLSKENIQKGFEALTDIQNLLGNTDNQELALRESLIVAASNRFFTLIPSIHPHIIRDEDDLMVKVKMLEALQDIEIASKLVGFDSDDDESLDDKYKKLRCAITPLPHDTEDYKLVEKYLLNTHAPTHKDWSLELEEVFLLDRDGEFNKYSRYKNNLHNKMLLWHGSRLTNFVGILSQGLRIAPPEAPVTGYMFGKGLYFADLVSKSAQYCYVDRKNPVGLMLLSEVALGDMYELKKATSMDKPPRGKHSTKGLGRTVPLESEFAKWRDDVVVPCGKPVPANIKASELLYNEYIVYNTSQVKMQFLLKVRFHHKR
- the LOC102713752 gene encoding poly [ADP-ribose] polymerase 1 isoform X1 codes for the protein MAAPPKPWKAEYAKSGRSSCKSCRSPIGKDQLRLGKMVQATQFDGFMPMWNHASCILSKKNQIKFVDDVEGIDTLRWDDQEKIRSYVGSAPAMASSAGAISDKCTIEVAKSARTSCRRCGEKITKGTVRVSSKLEGQGWYHTSCFLEMSPAANVEKFTGWEVLSHEDKGAVLDLVKKDAPKTEQTTSKGSKRKNSDNDMHDCKAPKIDKSISEGAQNKGKVVVSCESNASSTDLQEKLKEQSGTLWKLKDELKKHVSTAELRNMLDANGQDTSGPERHLLDRCADGMLFGALGHCPVCSSFLYYHGGQYHCSGYVSEWSKCTYSTTEPVRSKKKWKIPDEMDNDYLTKWFKSQKVKKPERVLPPMSPEKSSSQSTQQNRSSVGDGLDKLRVSIVAQSKDVVDGWKQKLRDAGANFNATVTKDSSCLVLCGELENENAEVRKARRLKIPILREGYLGECIRKNRVLPFDLYKVETALESTKGGTITVKVKGRSAVHESSGLQDTCHILEDGKSIYNTTLNMSDLTRGVNSYYILQVIEEDNGSDCYVFRKWGRVGNEKIGGTKLEEMSKTEAIQEFRRLFLEKTGNPWEAWEQKTNFQKQPGKFYPLDIDYGVRQGPKRKDINNMKSSLAPQLLDLMNTLFNVETYRAAMLEFEINMSEMPLGKLSKENIQKGFEALTDIQNLLGNTDNQELALRESLIVAASNRFFTLIPSIHPHIIRDEDDLMVKVKMLEALQDIEIASKLVGFDSDDDESLDDKYKKLRCAITPLPHDTEDYKLVEKYLLNTHAPTHKDWSLELEEVFLLDRDGEFNKYSRYKNNLHNKMLLWHGSRLTNFVGILSQGLRIAPPEAPVTGYMFGKGLYFADLVSKSAQYCYVDRKNPVGLMLLSEVALGDMYELKKATSMDKPPRGKHSTKGLGRTVPLESEFAKWRDDVVVPCGKPVPANIKASELLYNEYIVYNTSQVKMQFLLKVRFHHKR